The Phycisphaeraceae bacterium genome includes a window with the following:
- the epsC gene encoding serine O-acetyltransferase EpsC: MAQDHKKQTTADLAKRLAQAYQDQDGCQHLDATFLPSRAKTIEIIERTRRIIFPGFFDDARLTSENILPHLTTQLSPLYDLLLDQIEQTLRYELNRTLGNGTGDDCDDCHQQALDLTHKLLNQLPEIRRRLTIDVAAAFDGDPAADSMDEAIYCYPGIDAIFIHRLAHELYKLNLPLLARIMSEVAHNETGIDIHPGATIGDAFFIDHGTGIVIGETTIIGKRVKLYQGVSLGALSTRGGQSWRGRKRHPTVEDDVTIYGGAIILGGKTTIGKGATIGGSVFITESVPPEHTVTLQRGELLIKHTPHKSQNP; the protein is encoded by the coding sequence TTGGCCCAAGACCACAAAAAACAAACCACCGCTGACCTCGCCAAACGACTCGCCCAGGCCTACCAGGACCAGGACGGCTGCCAGCACCTCGACGCCACCTTCCTACCCTCACGCGCCAAAACCATCGAAATCATCGAACGCACCCGACGCATCATCTTCCCGGGCTTCTTCGACGACGCACGACTCACGTCCGAAAACATCCTTCCACACCTAACCACCCAACTCTCCCCCCTCTACGACCTCCTCCTCGACCAGATCGAACAAACCCTCCGCTACGAACTCAACCGCACCCTCGGCAACGGCACAGGCGACGACTGCGACGACTGCCACCAGCAAGCCCTCGACCTCACCCACAAACTCCTCAACCAACTCCCCGAAATCCGCCGACGACTCACCATCGACGTCGCCGCCGCTTTCGACGGCGACCCCGCCGCCGACTCCATGGACGAAGCCATCTACTGCTACCCAGGCATCGACGCCATCTTCATCCACCGACTCGCACACGAACTCTACAAACTCAACCTCCCACTCCTCGCTCGCATCATGTCCGAAGTCGCCCACAACGAAACCGGCATCGACATACACCCCGGCGCCACCATAGGCGACGCCTTCTTCATCGACCACGGAACCGGAATCGTCATCGGCGAAACCACCATCATCGGCAAACGCGTCAAGCTTTACCAAGGCGTCTCCCTCGGGGCCCTCTCCACCCGAGGCGGACAATCCTGGCGCGGCAGAAAACGTCACCCCACCGTCGAAGACGACGTCACCATCTATGGCGGAGCCATCATCCTCGGCGGAAAAACCACCATCGGAAAAGGTGCCACCATAGGCGGCTCCGTCTTCATCACCGAATCCGTCCCCCCCGAACACACCGTCACCCTCCAACGCGGCGAACTCCTCATCAAACACACCCCCCACAAATCCCAGAACCCCTGA